From Girardinichthys multiradiatus isolate DD_20200921_A chromosome 19, DD_fGirMul_XY1, whole genome shotgun sequence:
GCACTAGTAGCTTTGTAGGGAgaaagataagataagataagacaAAAAAGACTATTGATCTCAAAATAgagaaattaacttgttacagcagctcttagtaacaTAGGTAGGGTGGAAATAgttatgaaaaaatgtgaaatcaaagaagaacaaggtaaatgtgcaaaaacgagtagtaataaaagaataaaattacataaaataccTAATGTACAGTAAAAACTGGAGATGCTAAAGTGACAATGATTGCACATATTTACCAATACAGATGTTGTGTCACTAGTTTTCACTAGGTCTTATACAGTAGAATTGAACAGTTTGATATCAGTGGGGCCAGTCGGCCACTAAAAGAGCTGTTCAGCTCCTCTACAGTCCGGTGCAGTGGGCGAGAGGTTATGTCCATGATGGATGTGAGCTTGGCTAACATCCTCCTCTCACCCACCACCTCCACAGAGTCAAGTGGGGAGTTTAGGACAGAGCTGGCCCTCCTAACCAGCTTGTTCCGTCTCGTACTGTCCCGCTCTGTGCTGCCTGGGGCCCAGCAGACCACAGTGTAGAGGATGGCAGAGGATACCACACAGTCATAAAAAGTCCTCAGCAAAGGCCTGCACACCCTTAAGGACCTCAGTCTCCTCAGAAGATGATGGTGACTGTGGCCCTCCTTGTACAGGGCATTGGTGTTATGGGACCAGTCCAGTTATTGTTGAGGTGAACATCCAGGTACTTAAAACTGCCAAATGTCTCAATGTCCTCCCCCTGGATGTTCACCTGTAAACGAGGTGGTGTCCTGAAATTGATCACCATCTCCTTCATCTTACTGGTGTTCAAGCATAGGTGGTTGCGCTCACACCAGTCCACAAAGTCCATGATGACTGACTGGTAATATAGCTCATTATCCCTAGCCACACAGCCACAAATGCTGAAGCGGCTGAGAACTTCTGGAGAAGACAGCAGACAGAAAGAACAGGTTGGAGCACGGATGAGAAAGTATAAGCTTGAATTAATCAGATTCAGGGAAAGCACGCTGGCCTTCTACTAGCACAAGGCATTTGATAATCTGGCAGAGAAATAGAGACTGTAAGGCACTTAAGTAGTGCAGTGTACAGGTGAAGCAGGGAGACCCGGAGTGTTGAGGGTCttgaaacattgggggctttagcccaggACCCTCcttcctccacttccttcaCTAAAAAGTTCTCTTTACAGTCTGTGGAACTGAACAACAGAGAGGAAAAATAATCTCTGGTCAGTGCGGAGGCTGAGATGACAGACCTGCTGCTCTGAATAGTGACGATGAAAGCTACAAACTGTGAGGTATAACGATGAGCAGAGCAGGCTAACAACTGCTCAGGAGGCGCatagaaacaaagaaaacaaatcatcagGAGAATCATGCGTAATGACGCAGCGTAACAACCCCTGCCTGCCTCAGTCATTGCAGTTGAGGGGAGCACTGGCCGCGGCACAGCACAGCCGTAGGTAGAGGCCATCAAGGACAAAACATCtgcaaacacatgaatattAACAAAGGACtatgaacattttcttttaaatgggcAGTCACCCAGGCTAAACTGTTTTTTccaccaaaacatttttattgcaaaattaTTGCCATTGCTTGCTGATCACTTCTATTTCCACTGCTGAAAGCACTGCctaaatatgaaatatgaaatCTTAAAAACTGGCCTAATCATTTACTCTCTGGCATGTACCTTGtagtataaatatttatttattttactttagtaTTTTTCACATAACACATGAACAGACCAATATGTAATGAACAGggtcaataaatatatttagatgGCGCCTGGGAATATGGGAGGTCCCATTTAAATCagctataaaaatataaaattgtactatgtttaaaaatgtaataattcaGTTAAATTCCTTTCAATTTATTTGcatacagtatctcacaaaagtgagtacaccccttaaagtttattttactaTATTTTTTCATGGGACAGCGCTTAAGATATGAGACTTTgttacaatttaaaatattcagagtcCAGCTagtataacagtgtaaattttcTGTTCCCTGAAAATACCCCGAAACACAgtcattaatgtctaaactgaTGTGAGTACACTCCTagatgaaaatgttcaaataatgCCCAATTTTCCCTCCCTGATGTCATGTGACTCATTAGTGTTGCAAGGTATAAGGTGTTAAATTTGCTGTTGCTCTCACACTCTCTCATATTGGTCAATGGGATTCCAACATAGAACATGGAGAACATCCTTGTTctccctgattgtctggtctcgttgttcattggttccccctgctgttctgtCTGTATATAAGTTCCTTATTTGCCTTTGTTCCCCGCTTTCTCCTTGTTGTGTCTTGTGTGTTGATACCCTGTCTAGCCCACCGTCATGTCTAGTTTGGTTACTCTGTGTCCTGGTCTGGTTCTGATCCTGCCTGGTATTGTAAGAGAGGATAATTAAAACTCAACTTACTTTCATTCGCATTGGTCCAGGCATCTTCTTTGCACGTTGGTCCTACTACAAACCCATATTATgacataaatattattaatataatatataacatAACAGATGTGACAAATATCTCCACAATTTTACTTAGCTTAAAAAACGTCTGAGGACTTAAAATCCAATGAATCTTTTGATTTCAAAGGTGTCCTTACTTAATCTATCTTTAAAGCTTTCAGATGCTCTTGGTGAATTGCCCTCGGGGGgcaacaaccaatcagcagGTCCTTGGCCCAGCAATCCCACCTGGCCAGGTAGAAACATCCCTctgttttttttgcaatttttggTATGCATACATGTCTAACACCTTCGCTGTATCTGGTAAACATTACTCCCTGTACTGAGTGAATGTCAGATGCCCCAGCAATAGCCTGAAATACTATCATTCTGCTCCTGATGGCAACACTTGTACCATCTGTTGGCCAGTCTACGCATGCCAGCTCCttgaaaatacattatttacaaacttATTATTGGTCTCCATCTGtaccaaattttatttaatctgggCCAATCCTTTTAAATGCTGAACTGTTTTATACAGTGAGTGTAGATAGATATACTAAATGATATGGGTAATTGCTAAAGGAAAGAAATCATCACATGATGTGGATCTTCAGGGGCACTGACATAAGGAAGCAGTCCTGAAAATTTTGGTAAAGCCAACTTTTCAACAGATGCTAAAAATGTATAGAAACACGGTTTGAACATTCTTTAGTACTCATTATGATACAGCATTAGTGTAATTAGCTTCCCATATGTTCACTCTTCGCAAGGACCTCAAAACATCATCACTGTTCAAACCAAGCTGAAGAATAACTCTCTTTGCCAAAGTATTACTGATTCCCCAACCATCCCAAAATGTTTAAGACTTCACCCAGATTACCACTACCTTTTACTTTACTATAGAACCAGGGGACAATGCTAAGCAGCTCTTTGCAACAAAGTTTCTGTGATGCAATGCCAAGTGACTCTCTCTAACTGTTACTACATTATTATAGCTTCATGGGTTGTAACAACTCACTAACTCTGAAGTCCCACCAATAAGTTCTTAAACAAAATCTGCCATCTCCATCTTGTCCATTACTTCTGCACGCTGTCAACTTTTAGGCCCACTTCTCATCTGTTGAGCTTAATAAGTGGGCCTTTTACAGCCTAGAATGTTACCCCTGAACTGACAGTGGTGATCCTCCTTTACATTCCTGCAAGCCTTTGGTAGCAAACTCACAGCTGCTTGTGCTTTATCCATGTGGAGAGGGAGCATCAGGTCTATTATGGGTTAGTTTCTCACATTATCCTTACAGGATATTCAGGTTTGGCCCAAGTTTTAGTGTCCATGTCTggcaatatatttttaattaagaGCAAAACATTATTAgactaatataatataatataatataatataatataatataatataatatgtgGAGGGTAATCAAGacttaaattaaaatcaaataatgTGCATTTATATTAGGAATAACAaaaatttttctcatttttgtaaTTGCCTGGTGATgcagtttgttaaaaaaaagtgaatTGATAAAAGTGAATTGATGACTGAAGAAGAATAATCTACCTCTGACTCAGGTCAGCAACCTACCAACCCCAGCTGGCCCGGTCAACCTGCTCCCAACCAGACGTGGCCTGGGTATCAACCATCTGGCAACCCCACATGGCCTGGAGGACAACCAGCAGCCAATCCCACCTGGCCTGGAGGTAGCATGTGGCCAGGAGGGAACCCAGGTCAACCCACTGCACCTGGTGGATTCCTAAGTGGACCTGGTGCATACGGACCTGGACCTGGACCAACTATACCAACAGAACCCCAAAGGAATTTGGtaagaaaaccaaaaaccaaggaaaaatagaaatataccaaaaaatattaaagagaaaaagagaggtGTGTTAATTACTAGTTATCCTGTTTGCTTTTTGACAGGTTGTTCCTTACGAACAGGAACTGCCGCAGGGAGTCTTTGACAAACTACTGATCTCCATCACCGGGACCATAAAACCCAATGCTGAAAAGTCAGTAGCAACCTTGGAATTTAAGATGCAAACATATTTCTTAATGAGCAGTCATTTTTGTGTATAGGACAAATATATGATGTTAAATCACTAAAAAATGTTCAGCTTTTGTGTCTATGTTATCGATCAGAATCACGGTGAACTTGTCAACATCCAGCGACATTGCCTTTCACTTCAATCCTCGTTTCAATGATTATGGGCAGAAGGTTCTTGTCAGGAACACATGCATCAACAAGGAGTGGGGTAAAGAGGAAAGAGATGTGAAGCAGTTTCCCTTTGTCAAGGGTCAACCGTTCGAGGTCAGACACATAGATCCAGACGCAACGTTTCATATACTTGCTACTATACTGTGGAATAAAGGGGTCTGTCAGTGAACAGTCTAATTCACTAACATTGTTGTcactttttttgcagatgaaaaTATTGTGTACCAACAATGAGTTTAAGGTGGCTGTTAACAAATCCCACCTTCTTGAATACAAACACCGGATAACCAACCTGAGCTCCATCAACACACTCGGCATCTACTATGACCTCACCCTTTCAAGTGTTGTTATCGAGACACTGTCTTGAGAAGTCTTTGACGACATTACTGGTGATCTGCTAAAGTTaacattcaaaacaaacattgattttttttaaactttacaagTAAACTGGAAATCTGTCTTGGATCTACTGTGGATCTACCAGAAAtctaaaaagaaatttaaaggAACCAAATCTCAAATCAAAAGTAATCACAGATTCCTAAAAACATATCTTTGGATCAGCAAGGTATCGATCAGAGATCAACTGTAGATCTACCAGAGTTCTAATAAAGACCTACAAGACATCTGGTTGTGATCTATAGAGTGAGTATAATTCTTCTGGAAATCTAGCAGGAGAGCTATTGGGGATCCCCAATGATCAACTGGAAATTTACAATGCATTTACCAGAGCTATGCCTGAGAATGCCATATTTAAGCATTTCATAAGACATGGCAAAAGTTGCCTTTGGTAGACCTAAATCAGATTGCTCTATAGCTGAAGATGATTATTAGTTTTACAGAACATTATTAAAAATTCCAACAAAATTTTGTTGGAGGATGTTTTGAGGATGCCATCTCAAAGATCTGATTTtgatccacaaaaaaaaaaaaaaaatcatacagcAGATCCACAGCAGATTCTTCTGTTCTTTCTTGCTTTCCGTTTCTTCTAGATGATTTGTAAGAGTGTAACGTTTTGACaatcaactgttttttttttttctgttagtgTAGTTCTAAACCCCTGTAGTTTTAAACCACTTACTGGGGAACCCCACTAGATTACCAATAAAAGACAATGGTTTATAGGGCATGGCACGGGGCGTAGTGGCAGAGCGTGTGATCCATATATGGAGCCTGTAGTTCTCGACGCAGCTGTCCTGAGTTTCAGTCCCAACCCCGgaaacctgtgctgcatgttttccccatCTTTCCACCCTGCtttctgtctgcctactttccaaaacataacaaaaattaAGGCCAGTAGTGccacaaataaaatctttaaaaaaaaaaaaagtgaatggTTTGCTCTCTTCATCTGgatctgttttatattttggctTTTGTAGAAGTTTAataatttaagattttatttactttcacaCTCACTAGAAGCGTTTTGTAAATTAAGGTTTTAATCAAGTTTCAGTGCTACAGCTTCCTTTGCAACACACATCCATCCGTACATTGTCTTCCAATATtatgaacaaaacaaagaaaatacttGTAGATTTACAACGAAACAAGTTTAGGTCAAACACTTTTTTAATCATAAGTGGAGgcggtggaggagtataaataccttggtgttcacctagACAACAGACTGGACTTGAGACACAACAATGAAGCTGTCTACAAAAAGGGACAGACCAGACTGGACTTCTTGAGGAGGCTTCAGTCCATCAGTGTTTGCAACAAGATGCGGCAAATTCTatagtctgttgtggagagtgctATCACTTCTGTCATCATCTGTTGGGGCAGCAGCATCAGAAAAGCTCAACGATATGATAAAAAGGCTAGCTGTGTTCTGGGAACACCTAGGACTAATGGAGATGATTGGGCAAAGAAATATTCTtcataaaacaaagaacattacaggacaaccctgagcatcctcttcttGGGACTGTTATACAACAACAGTGTcgtcagtcagaggcttcttcaaatCTGCTGTAATACtaaccactacaggagatccttccagcccacagccatcagcatctacaacaactcTATGAACAAACGTGTGTAttatgagttacaacaacatttaatttacgtTTGGAATTACTTATATATTAAGTTGAATTATATTATTCAAGGTTAGGTTGTGGAAGTAGTAATTGACATGGGAAATCCCTCGACCCAGGCAAACTGTTTAACTGGGGTAGCAGACAAAGcagaaagagcctgattgactAACTATAAAGAAGCTTTGATTGAAATTCTGGATATTGACTGTTGTAaaactaataattaaaaaaagaatgtaATATAGGAGAAGAAATACAAAACAGGAGAAGAATTAAGACAAAAAGAGGTCAAATTAGCGGTCTGGTAAATGTTATTCTTATGATTTTacataaagaaagaaattatgtaAAACCATTTAAGTTGCACTTATGAAAGTTGGTCAAACTCTGTGAAGTGCTAGGGAAATTAACTTCCATCTTTCCTCATAGGTATAGTTTGAGATGTTTTGAAGTTCTGTTTAAGGATATGACCCGTCAGTTTCTCACATACAGCAAATATGTGGTAGACTCATTCCTGGGATGTGAACACCTCTTTTTTGATAAATCAATGGGGTAATAAGATTCGGTTCAGTCATGGATCCACCTGATCTGGAGGGGTAGCTTTGTGTTTCAACAACTAGCCAGGAGAAATTATAACACACCGGACTGATGCTGATGGATATTGGCTAACAGCTGTGGTGAGGACTGATGGTTTGTTTTTCATACTGtccaatatatatataggtaTAATAATGACAATCAAAGCAGAGCAATGCTAGAAGGTATAAAAATGCAATTTTGGAATTAGCTAGATATCCTAATTACATTCTGATGGGAGGTGATTGGAACTTGACCACTGATTAATGGCTGAATAGATGTCCACCAAGAGCTGGGAGAACTGGGAGATATTTGGAGAATAATGAATCTAGGGTCTCAATGCTTTTCATGGTTTAAGCTGAATGGATATAGTAAATCTAGGATAGACTATTGGTTAGGAAGTGATATTATATTAAGTTACACTTTATGACCTGCAATATCGAAAGCTCCTCTTTCAGATCATTGTTGCATAAAGCTGAATCTGGAACCTGCAGTcagaaaatcacacaaaaaggCCCCTAGAAGTTCAATACCAAGCTGTTCCAACTCGTGCAAACATCAGAAATTGAATTGATGCAGTGGAAATAAATGACTTAATCAGATGATATAGTAATAAATGGAAATAtctcaaatttaaaataagGGCAATTAGCATTCAATTTAGCAAAAATATTAATTGTGAGAGAATTGAAAATGAGAGCaagcttttacaaaaaaatgatCAGTGTTGTATTAAACTTGATCTAAATTCTAAGAGAAAAATAGATTTGTAGAACTACAAACTAAATTAGACCAACGTTTAGAGTGGATTGAGGCAGGAGAAAATAACTTATTAATAAATAGACATCAGAGTAACTGCATCTCAAGTCTTCTAAGAAACGGGAATGAATGTAAAGATCCTAAAATCTTAGAGGATGAAGTTCTTACATTTTATTCCAAAGTGTACTTCACTAAATACTTGGAAGAAGAGTGTAATATATTCTTTGCTAAAATATGCCCTTTCATACCTCAGATTAAGAGATCTTACAGAGAAGGTTGTGATGCTGATCTTACACAATTGAGGAGCTGGATTTAGTTATTATGAAAATGGCTCCAAACAAATCCCAAGGTTCTGATGGCCTCATTGTAAATTACTACAATTCTTTT
This genomic window contains:
- the LOC124855840 gene encoding galectin-5-like gives rise to the protein MDLSDALGELPSGGNNQSAGPWPSNPTWPGQQPTNPSWPGQPAPNQTWPGYQPSGNPTWPGGQPAANPTWPGGSMWPGGNPGQPTAPGGFLSGPGAYGPGPGPTIPTEPQRNLVVPYEQELPQGVFDKLLISITGTIKPNAEKITVNLSTSSDIAFHFNPRFNDYGQKVLVRNTCINKEWGKEERDVKQFPFVKGQPFEMKILCTNNEFKVAVNKSHLLEYKHRITNLSSINTLGIYYDLTLSSVVIETLS